From Humisphaera borealis, the proteins below share one genomic window:
- the aroF gene encoding 3-deoxy-7-phosphoheptulonate synthase — MIIVMTSNASDEAIARVSAEIERMGSRPHLSRGKFRTVIGAMGEEGKIDESHIASLDGVEKVMPIMKPYKLASREFHEEDSVVMVGGGKTPQVPIGGSHAACIAGPCAVENEQMLRRIAGHVRDGGATILRGGVYKPRTSPYSFQGLGLQALKWMRETGDDLGMPICVEVMDTRQVADMEPFVDMFQIGARNMQNFDLLREVGKTTKPVLLKRGLAATVKDWLLSAEYVLSQGNKGVVLCERGIKTFEDSIRYTMDISSIPVARQWSHLPIIVDPSHAAGKRDLVGSLALAGMAAGAHGIIVEVHYNPAEAQCDGPQALLPEMFNELMGQLRQIAAVTKKEFAEIGEAVSA; from the coding sequence GTGATCATCGTCATGACCTCCAACGCCTCCGATGAGGCGATCGCCCGCGTATCGGCGGAAATTGAGCGGATGGGCTCGCGCCCCCACCTGTCGCGGGGCAAGTTCCGCACCGTCATCGGGGCCATGGGCGAAGAAGGCAAGATCGACGAGAGCCATATCGCCTCGCTCGACGGCGTCGAGAAGGTGATGCCCATCATGAAGCCGTACAAGCTCGCCAGCCGCGAGTTCCACGAGGAAGACTCGGTGGTCATGGTCGGCGGCGGCAAAACGCCGCAGGTGCCGATCGGCGGTTCGCACGCCGCGTGCATCGCCGGGCCGTGCGCGGTCGAAAACGAACAAATGCTCCGCCGGATCGCCGGCCATGTCCGCGACGGCGGCGCGACGATCCTTCGTGGCGGCGTCTACAAGCCGCGGACCTCGCCGTACTCGTTCCAGGGCCTCGGCCTGCAGGCGCTCAAGTGGATGCGCGAGACCGGCGACGACCTGGGCATGCCGATCTGCGTTGAAGTGATGGACACCCGGCAGGTCGCCGACATGGAACCGTTCGTGGACATGTTCCAGATCGGCGCGCGGAACATGCAGAACTTCGATCTGCTCCGCGAAGTCGGCAAGACCACCAAGCCGGTGCTGCTGAAACGCGGCCTGGCGGCGACGGTGAAAGACTGGCTGCTGAGCGCCGAATACGTGCTGAGCCAGGGGAACAAGGGCGTCGTCCTGTGCGAGCGCGGGATCAAGACGTTCGAAGACAGCATTCGCTACACGATGGACATCAGCAGCATTCCGGTGGCCCGCCAGTGGAGCCACCTGCCGATCATCGTCGACCCCAGCCACGCGGCGGGCAAGCGCGATCTCGTCGGCAGCCTGGCACTGGCCGGCATGGCCGCCGGGGCGCATGGCATCATCGTCGAGGTGCACTACAACCCCGCCGAGGCCCAGTGCGACGGCCCGCAGGCGTTGCTGCCCGAGATGTTCAACGAACTGATGGGCCAGT